The nucleotide sequence TTTGATATGGCTTTAAACCAGGCCATTGAGTTTTTATTTTCAGAGCGGGGGGAGTTTATTCGCAATAAATTAGCCGATGAACTGGTGAAAAGTTTGGATCAGTGGGGACAACAGGCCTGGCATCAGTTCCCTAACCCTTGGCGTACCCCTAGCCCCATTACCGCCGTTCCCGCTGTTACCCCGGATCAACAGGGCCTGGAGCATATTCGCCGGATTGCGGGAATTTTACAGGATACCCCTGGCTTTGATGCGGCAAAACTCCTCCCCATTGTCTCGCGAGTTCTCTTTAAGCCGGAAACCCAACAACTGGGACAACGGATCGCGACAGGCCTGGTGCAACGGGTCTTAACTCGCTTTATTCGGGAATTTCTCTTAGGGCGAGATCAAGCTGAGGAGCAGGTCTATACCCCGGCCCTTTAGGAATTTATCTCTGTACCCGCCGCCTATAGGCCTGTTGTCGCCAGTCTTTGGCACTCCGAATTGCTAACCAGAGTAGGAGTAGGGCAATCAGTCCTCCTTGTTTTGGGGCATGAACGGCAAAGAGCACCAGCAAAATACACAATAAATCTTGTCCAATAATAAACCAATGGGGTAGCTTACCCAAGCGAAAAAACCAGCCGACTTGAACCAGTTGCAACAATAAGGCTAATAAACCGCCAATCACGCCAATGAGCCAGGCTGGGGTATCGGTTAAACCAGCTAAGGTCATCCCTAAAATTGCCCCGACTGCTGGACTAAAGATCAGTTGGATAAGCATCAAAAATCGCTGTCCCCAGGGATGGGTAAGCATAAACAACTCCAGAC is from Synechococcus sp. PCC 6312 and encodes:
- a CDS encoding DUF4126 domain-containing protein is translated as MVELLAILSVSAAGGLRLALPLLVIGLVQGESLWSKVPILARFDPAWVVGVLAAWSGLELFMLTHPWGQRFLMLIQLIFSPAVGAILGMTLAGLTDTPAWLIGVIGGLLALLLQLVQVGWFFRLGKLPHWFIIGQDLLCILLVLFAVHAPKQGGLIALLLLWLAIRSAKDWRQQAYRRRVQR